One Defluviimonas sp. SAOS-178_SWC DNA window includes the following coding sequences:
- a CDS encoding YidH family protein, with protein sequence MIRNYTDHSANERTFLAWVRTAVAIVGFGLAAERLRGGPPNFWSEMTLLISGALVVLIAYVRMRSLRRRITLAEEFDDEALPADTLLLLLVIALFGMLAMFAVNVS encoded by the coding sequence ATGATCAGGAACTATACCGACCATTCGGCGAATGAACGCACATTCCTCGCCTGGGTCCGGACAGCCGTGGCCATCGTGGGCTTCGGATTGGCGGCAGAGCGCCTTCGCGGCGGGCCGCCGAATTTCTGGTCGGAAATGACACTGCTGATATCCGGCGCCCTCGTCGTTCTTATCGCCTATGTTCGGATGCGGTCCCTGCGGCGGCGGATTACGCTCGCCGAGGAATTCGATGATGAAGCGCTTCCCGCCGACACGCTTCTGTTGCTTTTGGTGATCGCGCTCTTTGGCATGCTGGCGATGTTTGCGGTGAATGTATCCTAG
- a CDS encoding F0F1 ATP synthase subunit gamma codes for MRRPEDIKARMGNIEQVEGVVVAMRALAAAHAQEAKKHLVAIREQEATVARAMVDALALLDTPLHAPAEPATGKHLRIVVGAAQGFSGSYSERIVSGAMADEGTAPSTTYLLIGQRCLSEFESRGVSPVWSAHMAAHAAEVPALASRVVDAAFALLGKGAFTHVSIVYGEPEGSGQTLTIRQLMPFDFTRFETASRPFPPLVTIAPAVLVTRLVEEYVFTEICEALMLGFSAENDARMTAMSRARSNVRQIREELRREFAQARQEQTTTEIIELSDDAD; via the coding sequence ATGCGTCGGCCGGAGGACATCAAGGCCCGGATGGGCAATATCGAACAGGTCGAGGGCGTCGTGGTCGCAATGCGGGCCTTGGCGGCGGCGCATGCGCAGGAGGCGAAAAAGCATCTGGTCGCGATCCGCGAGCAGGAAGCCACGGTCGCACGCGCCATGGTCGATGCGCTTGCGCTGCTCGACACCCCGCTGCACGCGCCCGCGGAACCGGCGACGGGCAAGCACCTCAGGATCGTTGTCGGAGCCGCGCAGGGGTTCAGCGGATCCTACAGCGAGCGCATCGTTTCCGGCGCGATGGCAGATGAAGGGACCGCGCCCTCCACGACGTATCTTCTGATCGGCCAGCGCTGCCTCTCCGAGTTCGAAAGCCGGGGTGTGTCGCCTGTCTGGTCCGCGCATATGGCCGCCCATGCCGCCGAAGTGCCGGCCCTGGCGAGCCGCGTCGTCGACGCCGCCTTCGCGCTGCTTGGCAAGGGTGCGTTCACGCATGTGAGCATCGTCTACGGCGAACCGGAGGGGTCCGGCCAGACGTTGACGATCCGGCAGCTCATGCCCTTCGACTTCACGCGGTTCGAAACGGCTTCCCGCCCGTTTCCGCCGCTGGTCACGATCGCGCCTGCGGTCCTCGTCACGCGACTGGTCGAGGAATACGTCTTCACCGAGATCTGCGAAGCCCTGATGCTGGGCTTTTCCGCCGAGAACGACGCCCGGATGACGGCCATGTCGCGGGCGCGGAGCAACGTGCGGCAGATCCGCGAGGAGCTGCGGCGAGAGTTCGCGCAGGCCCGGCAGGAGCAGACAACGACGGAAATCATCGAACTCTCGGACGACGCCGACTGA
- the lptA gene encoding lipopolysaccharide transport periplasmic protein LptA, producing MTMTFRALTAALVLATLSPVAALSQGAQLAFGGIRADPSLPVEVTADQLAVNQTDGTATFTGNVLVAQGDMRLSAAEVLVEYGNDDRTRIERLHATGGVTLVSGTDAAEAAEAVYTINSGDVVMTGNVLLTQGANTVAGQRLTVDLKSGTGRMEGRVKTVLQPGDN from the coding sequence ATGACGATGACCTTTCGTGCCCTCACCGCCGCACTGGTGCTGGCGACCCTGTCGCCGGTCGCCGCCCTCTCTCAGGGTGCCCAGCTTGCCTTTGGCGGCATCCGGGCGGACCCGTCGCTCCCGGTCGAGGTGACGGCCGATCAACTGGCGGTCAACCAGACGGACGGCACCGCGACCTTCACCGGCAACGTGCTCGTCGCGCAAGGCGACATGCGTTTGTCGGCGGCGGAGGTTCTGGTCGAGTACGGGAACGACGACCGGACCCGGATCGAACGGCTCCACGCCACTGGCGGCGTGACGCTGGTCAGCGGCACCGACGCGGCCGAGGCCGCCGAGGCGGTCTATACGATCAACAGCGGCGATGTCGTGATGACGGGGAACGTCCTGCTGACCCAGGGTGCCAACACCGTCGCCGGCCAGAGGCTGACCGTCGATCTGAAATCGGGGACGGGCCGCATGGAAGGCCGGGTGAAGACGGTCCTGCAACCGGGGGACAATTGA
- a CDS encoding N-ATPase subunit AtpR: MTDIFQTIATFPGAWLVLPLVAFGIGYIAGAVHFRALEGIARRIVAGDLRAIALQVGRMVLLGAMLAVLALIGAPTLIAGAAGVLLARARVLSRTRGAG; the protein is encoded by the coding sequence ATGACGGATATTTTCCAAACCATAGCCACGTTTCCCGGTGCCTGGCTGGTTCTTCCCCTTGTTGCATTCGGGATCGGCTACATCGCCGGGGCGGTCCATTTCCGGGCGCTCGAAGGGATCGCGCGCCGCATCGTCGCCGGCGATCTCCGCGCCATTGCCTTGCAGGTCGGGCGGATGGTCCTTCTCGGCGCCATGCTTGCAGTCCTGGCGCTGATCGGTGCGCCGACGCTGATCGCCGGCGCGGCCGGTGTCCTCTTGGCGCGGGCGCGGGTGCTTTCGCGGACCAGGGGGGCCGGATGA
- a CDS encoding F0F1 ATP synthase subunit alpha, producing the protein MARSDRELPAGSTDIDSLTGIVGKVELGTEAEALGRVTEIADGLAHVSGLGAARLGELLEFEGGKRGFVLNLEPDLLQAVLLDHNDGIVAGSAVRHTGKLASVPVGEGLLGRVVDPLGRPLDEGGPIVAEDWRLVEQPAPEIIDRDFVSEPVETGLLVVDALFAIGRGQRELIIGERATGKTAIAVDTIINQKDSDVVCVYVAIGQRATAVRRVIDAVREKGDIDRCIFVVAPATAEPGLRWLAPFAGTTIAEYFRDKGGHALIVYDDLTKHAATHRELSLLARAPPGREAYPGDIFFLHARLLERSAKLSKEKGGGSLTALPIAEIEEGNLSAYIPTNLISISDGQIVLSTKLFAGNQRPAVDVGLSVSRVGGKAQLGALKEVAGRVRLDYAQYLELRMFSRFGGFADAGLKRRIDHGDRISALLHQARYEPLRPIDQIALLAALNAGVLDDVPLDRIPAIKARLRTVIDSEPKLESVRARPVALSEAEKAALLGCVNHAIADTAPDGS; encoded by the coding sequence ATGGCGAGGTCTGATCGCGAACTGCCCGCTGGAAGCACCGATATCGACAGCCTTACGGGGATCGTCGGCAAAGTGGAACTTGGCACCGAGGCCGAAGCGCTCGGCCGCGTGACCGAGATCGCTGACGGCCTCGCGCATGTATCGGGCCTCGGCGCGGCCCGGCTGGGCGAACTCCTGGAATTCGAAGGCGGCAAGCGTGGCTTCGTGCTGAACCTCGAACCCGACTTGCTTCAGGCCGTCCTTCTGGACCACAACGACGGGATCGTGGCCGGGTCGGCGGTCCGGCACACGGGAAAGCTGGCCAGCGTTCCGGTCGGTGAAGGATTGCTCGGCCGTGTGGTCGACCCGCTTGGCCGGCCGCTGGACGAGGGCGGGCCGATCGTCGCCGAGGACTGGCGCCTGGTCGAACAGCCCGCACCGGAAATCATCGACCGCGATTTCGTGAGTGAGCCGGTCGAGACGGGGCTTCTGGTCGTCGATGCGCTTTTTGCTATCGGGCGGGGCCAGCGCGAGTTGATCATCGGGGAACGCGCGACCGGCAAGACCGCCATCGCGGTCGATACGATCATTAACCAGAAGGATTCCGATGTCGTCTGCGTCTATGTCGCCATCGGACAGCGAGCGACGGCGGTGCGCCGGGTAATCGACGCGGTGCGGGAGAAGGGCGATATCGACCGTTGCATCTTCGTCGTCGCCCCGGCCACGGCGGAGCCCGGTTTGCGCTGGCTCGCCCCGTTCGCCGGCACGACCATCGCCGAGTATTTCCGCGACAAGGGCGGCCACGCGCTGATCGTCTATGACGATCTGACCAAGCATGCGGCGACGCACCGCGAACTGTCGCTTCTGGCGCGCGCGCCGCCGGGGCGCGAGGCCTATCCCGGTGACATCTTCTTCCTGCATGCACGGCTTCTCGAACGGTCGGCGAAACTGTCGAAGGAAAAGGGCGGCGGGTCGCTCACCGCTCTGCCGATCGCCGAGATCGAGGAGGGCAACCTTTCCGCCTACATCCCCACCAACCTGATCTCGATTTCCGACGGTCAGATCGTGCTTTCGACAAAACTCTTTGCCGGAAACCAGCGGCCGGCGGTCGACGTCGGTCTCAGCGTCAGCCGCGTTGGCGGCAAGGCGCAGCTTGGTGCCCTCAAGGAGGTCGCGGGCCGGGTACGGCTGGACTATGCGCAGTACCTGGAACTGCGGATGTTCTCACGGTTCGGCGGGTTCGCGGATGCGGGGCTCAAGCGGCGGATCGACCACGGCGACCGGATCAGCGCGCTCCTCCATCAGGCGCGGTATGAACCGCTGCGGCCGATCGACCAGATCGCGCTTCTCGCGGCACTGAATGCCGGTGTGCTGGACGACGTGCCGCTGGACCGTATTCCGGCCATCAAGGCGCGGCTGCGCACCGTGATCGACAGCGAGCCGAAACTGGAGTCGGTCAGGGCGCGTCCGGTTGCGTTGTCAGAGGCTGAAAAGGCCGCGCTTCTCGGCTGCGTCAACCATGCGATCGCCGATACCGCGCCGGACGGGTCCTGA
- a CDS encoding ribonuclease D: protein MTNYLHKHDLPDGLDLGPIVAIDTETMGLDPRRDRLCVVQLSAGDGDAHLVQIAKGQKVAPNLTRMLGDPAVLKLFHFGRFDIAALKTAFGITTAPVYCTKIASKMIRTFTDRHGLKYLLQELVGVDVSKQQQTSDWGAATLTEAQLDYAASDVLYLHRLKEELDARLAREGRAALAQACFDFLPVRAELDLLGWDDSADIFTH from the coding sequence ATGACGAACTACCTTCACAAGCACGACCTGCCCGATGGGCTCGATCTCGGCCCGATCGTCGCGATCGACACCGAAACCATGGGCCTTGATCCCCGCCGCGACCGGCTTTGCGTCGTGCAACTGTCCGCCGGGGACGGCGACGCGCATCTGGTGCAGATCGCGAAAGGGCAGAAGGTGGCGCCGAACCTGACGCGGATGCTGGGCGACCCGGCGGTGCTGAAGCTGTTTCACTTCGGCCGTTTCGACATCGCCGCGCTGAAGACCGCGTTCGGCATCACGACCGCGCCTGTTTACTGCACCAAGATCGCGTCGAAGATGATCCGCACCTTCACCGACCGCCACGGGCTGAAATACCTGCTGCAAGAACTGGTCGGCGTCGATGTCTCCAAGCAGCAGCAGACCTCGGACTGGGGCGCCGCGACGCTGACCGAGGCGCAACTCGACTATGCCGCATCCGACGTTCTCTACCTGCACCGGCTGAAAGAAGAACTCGACGCGCGGCTCGCGCGTGAAGGCCGCGCCGCGCTCGCCCAGGCGTGTTTCGACTTCCTGCCGGTCCGCGCCGAACTCGATCTTCTCGGCTGGGACGACAGCGCCGACATCTTCACGCATTGA
- a CDS encoding F0F1 ATP synthase subunit A, protein MTDSPLSSQIAFSVGQVPVATLVVVTWGIMLVLALAGFILTRRLKLDAGPAQTVLELIVTTLDAQIEATLQRDPAPYRKLIGTLFLFILAANWASLVPGVEPPTAHLETDAALAFVVFVATIYYGVRSNGALGYLKTFAEPSWVMIPLNLVEQITRTFSLMVRLFGNVMSGVFVIGIVLSLAGLLVPIPLMALDLLTGAVQAYIFAVLSTVFIASAVGDAKPKAASSAGAAPAQKGS, encoded by the coding sequence ATGACGGATTCCCCGCTCTCGTCCCAGATCGCCTTCAGCGTCGGGCAGGTTCCGGTCGCGACGCTGGTTGTCGTCACCTGGGGAATCATGCTGGTTCTGGCTCTGGCCGGCTTCATTCTCACCCGCCGGCTCAAGCTCGACGCCGGGCCGGCGCAAACGGTCCTCGAACTCATCGTGACGACGCTCGACGCGCAGATCGAGGCGACGTTGCAGCGCGACCCTGCCCCCTATCGCAAGCTGATCGGCACACTCTTCCTCTTCATCCTCGCGGCGAACTGGGCCTCGCTCGTCCCTGGTGTCGAACCGCCCACGGCGCACCTCGAAACCGACGCGGCGCTGGCCTTCGTCGTCTTCGTCGCGACGATCTACTATGGCGTCCGGTCGAACGGAGCGCTCGGCTACCTCAAGACATTCGCCGAACCGTCCTGGGTCATGATCCCGCTCAACCTCGTGGAGCAGATCACGCGCACCTTCTCCCTGATGGTGCGTCTTTTCGGGAATGTGATGAGCGGGGTTTTCGTGATCGGCATCGTCCTGTCGCTCGCCGGGCTCCTGGTGCCGATCCCGCTCATGGCGCTCGACCTGCTGACCGGGGCGGTCCAGGCCTACATCTTCGCCGTTCTGTCCACCGTCTTCATCGCCTCTGCTGTTGGTGACGCGAAACCGAAAGCCGCGTCATCCGCCGGCGCGGCCCCTGCTCAGAAAGGAAGCTGA
- a CDS encoding ATPase: MQFDWWTFAFQVVNVVILIWLLSHFMFRPVAKIIADRRADTSRALEAAEVAKRKADEAEAAARAEKEKNAAERLTIIEAAREEAEGQKNAILEDARKEAVETLRKAKADAAQAAEEERKARVRKAADLAVVIARRLLGNLPEDGRIAGYPKRLQAALASLDAEQREALGAETGALRLRAPRPLTKAELAAAGKAIRAALPEAPEPEVDVDDTLIAGLELTSRHGVIHNSLNYDLGRITEALENDGEV; this comes from the coding sequence ATGCAATTCGACTGGTGGACATTCGCGTTTCAGGTCGTGAACGTCGTGATCCTGATCTGGCTTCTGAGCCATTTCATGTTCCGGCCGGTGGCGAAGATCATCGCCGACCGCCGCGCGGACACCAGCCGGGCACTGGAAGCGGCCGAGGTGGCCAAGCGCAAGGCGGACGAGGCGGAAGCGGCGGCGCGCGCCGAGAAGGAGAAGAACGCCGCCGAACGTTTGACGATCATCGAGGCGGCGCGAGAGGAGGCGGAGGGCCAGAAGAATGCCATTCTGGAAGATGCGCGAAAGGAGGCCGTCGAGACGCTACGCAAGGCGAAGGCGGATGCCGCCCAGGCGGCCGAAGAGGAGCGCAAGGCGCGGGTCAGAAAGGCGGCCGACCTCGCCGTCGTGATCGCGCGTCGGCTGTTGGGGAACCTGCCCGAAGATGGGCGGATTGCCGGCTACCCGAAACGCTTGCAGGCGGCGCTGGCATCGCTTGATGCCGAGCAGCGCGAGGCTCTGGGCGCCGAGACGGGAGCTTTGCGGCTCCGCGCGCCGCGACCTTTGACGAAGGCGGAGCTCGCGGCGGCTGGCAAGGCAATCCGCGCGGCACTTCCGGAGGCGCCGGAGCCTGAAGTCGATGTGGATGACACGCTGATCGCGGGGCTCGAACTGACCAGCCGGCATGGCGTCATCCACAACTCTCTCAACTACGATCTGGGGCGGATCACCGAGGCGCTGGAGAACGATGGCGAGGTCTGA
- a CDS encoding KpsF/GutQ family sugar-phosphate isomerase, translated as MTDPATFLATARRVIEIEARGLDALSAALGDSFSAAVDLILKARGRVIVSGMGKSGHIGRKIAATLASTGTPAQYVHPAEASHGDLGMVTEADVALVLSNSGETPELSDIIAHTRRFSIPLIGVASRADSTLLRQSDVAIVLPATEEACGTGIVPTTSTTMTLALGDALAVALMEHRRFTPEHFRTFHPGGKLGAKLLKVGDLMHSGEAVPLVPTNTPMSEALLIMSQKGFGVVGVTGAEGKLVGIVTDGDLRRHMAGLLDRTAAEVMTEGPRTIGPDQVAEKAVALMKERKITCLFVVEPDGDGHAAGILNIHDCLRAGVV; from the coding sequence ATGACCGATCCCGCGACTTTCCTCGCCACCGCCCGCCGCGTCATCGAGATCGAGGCGCGCGGCCTCGACGCGCTGTCCGCGGCACTTGGTGACAGCTTTTCGGCCGCCGTCGACCTGATCCTGAAGGCGAGGGGGCGGGTGATCGTCTCGGGGATGGGCAAGTCCGGTCATATCGGCCGCAAGATCGCCGCCACCCTCGCCTCCACCGGCACGCCCGCGCAATACGTTCATCCTGCCGAAGCCAGCCACGGGGATCTCGGCATGGTGACCGAGGCCGACGTCGCGCTGGTCCTGTCGAACTCGGGCGAAACGCCGGAACTGTCCGACATCATCGCCCATACCCGCCGCTTTTCGATCCCCCTCATCGGGGTGGCGAGCCGGGCGGATTCGACCCTGCTCCGCCAATCCGACGTGGCGATCGTCCTGCCCGCCACAGAGGAAGCCTGCGGCACGGGCATCGTTCCGACGACCTCCACCACGATGACCCTGGCGCTCGGCGACGCGCTTGCCGTTGCGCTGATGGAGCATCGCCGCTTCACACCCGAACATTTCCGGACGTTCCATCCGGGCGGAAAACTTGGCGCGAAGCTCCTGAAGGTGGGCGACCTCATGCATAGTGGAGAGGCCGTACCGCTCGTCCCCACCAATACGCCGATGAGCGAGGCGCTGCTGATCATGAGCCAGAAGGGGTTTGGCGTGGTCGGGGTGACGGGCGCGGAGGGCAAGCTTGTCGGGATCGTCACCGACGGCGACCTCCGGCGGCATATGGCCGGACTTCTTGACCGCACGGCGGCCGAAGTCATGACGGAAGGTCCCCGAACGATCGGACCCGATCAGGTCGCCGAGAAGGCCGTCGCGCTGATGAAAGAGCGCAAGATCACCTGCCTTTTCGTGGTCGAACCTGATGGAGACGGCCACGCGGCGGGCATTCTCAACATTCACGACTGCCTGCGCGCCGGCGTGGTCTGA
- a CDS encoding F0F1 ATP synthase subunit C, with product MDYIKLASIICATLAVSFGAIGPALAEGRAIAAAMDAISRQPEASGTISRTLFVGLAMIETMAIYCLVVALLLLFANPYAL from the coding sequence ATGGACTACATAAAACTCGCGAGCATCATCTGCGCCACGCTCGCCGTTTCGTTCGGGGCGATCGGCCCCGCCCTCGCCGAGGGTCGGGCAATCGCCGCGGCGATGGATGCGATCTCGCGGCAGCCTGAAGCCTCCGGCACCATTTCCCGAACGCTTTTCGTCGGTTTGGCGATGATCGAGACGATGGCGATCTACTGTCTTGTCGTCGCGCTGCTCCTGCTTTTCGCCAATCCCTACGCACTCTGA
- the atpD gene encoding F0F1 ATP synthase subunit beta, with protein sequence MTPPAATRIGPRGDATSQGRVTAVRGPVLDIAFEGQKPDLREAVLIHADDGQIVTEVQAHLDDRTVRVIAMRPTQGIWRGAAAERTGKPIMAPVGDGILGRLVNMMGQPADNGAAFPAGTPLRPIHRDAPPMSRQSAATEIFATGIKVIDLLAPLAQGGKAAMFGGAGVGKTVLVMELIHAMVAGYNGISVFAGVGERCREGHEMLNEMKASGVLDQTVLVYGQMNEPPGARWRVPLTAMTIAEYFRDEEARNVLLLMDNVYRFVQAGAEVSGLLGRKPSRVGYQPTLETEVADLQERIASVGKASVTAIEAVYVPADDFTDPAVGAISSHVDSMVVLSRQLAAEGIYPAIDPISTTSVLLDPLVVGQEHADIAGRVREAIEHYIELKDVIALLGVEELGTGERLSVGRARRLQRFLTQPFFVASAFSGMEGRSVPIKDTIAGCRAILEGECDDWEESALYMVGTLDEARQKQAAMHHAPQKAEKVGA encoded by the coding sequence ATGACGCCGCCCGCCGCGACAAGGATCGGCCCGCGGGGCGACGCGACGTCCCAGGGACGTGTAACGGCCGTCCGCGGCCCGGTTCTGGACATCGCCTTCGAGGGTCAAAAGCCGGACCTGCGCGAAGCGGTTCTGATCCATGCGGACGACGGGCAGATCGTCACAGAGGTTCAGGCGCATCTCGATGACCGGACGGTCCGGGTCATCGCGATGCGGCCAACGCAGGGCATCTGGCGCGGTGCAGCGGCAGAGCGGACGGGAAAGCCGATCATGGCGCCGGTTGGCGACGGTATTCTCGGGCGGCTCGTCAACATGATGGGCCAGCCTGCCGACAACGGCGCGGCTTTTCCCGCCGGTACGCCGCTTCGCCCGATCCATCGCGACGCCCCGCCGATGTCGCGGCAAAGCGCAGCGACCGAGATTTTCGCGACCGGGATCAAGGTCATCGACCTGCTGGCCCCGCTCGCCCAGGGCGGCAAGGCCGCGATGTTCGGCGGCGCGGGCGTCGGCAAGACCGTTCTGGTGATGGAACTGATCCACGCGATGGTTGCCGGATACAACGGCATCTCGGTCTTCGCCGGCGTCGGGGAACGTTGCCGCGAAGGCCACGAGATGCTGAACGAGATGAAGGCGTCGGGCGTCCTCGACCAGACCGTGCTGGTCTATGGCCAGATGAACGAACCGCCGGGCGCTCGATGGCGCGTCCCGCTCACGGCCATGACCATCGCCGAATACTTCCGCGACGAAGAGGCGCGGAACGTCCTTCTGCTGATGGACAACGTCTACCGGTTCGTTCAGGCGGGGGCCGAGGTTTCGGGCCTGCTTGGCCGGAAACCGTCGCGGGTCGGGTATCAGCCGACGCTTGAAACCGAGGTCGCCGATCTTCAGGAGCGTATCGCCTCCGTCGGCAAGGCCTCCGTCACCGCGATCGAAGCAGTCTATGTCCCGGCCGACGATTTCACGGACCCGGCGGTTGGGGCGATCAGCAGCCATGTCGACAGCATGGTTGTCCTGTCGCGCCAGCTTGCCGCCGAAGGGATATATCCCGCCATCGACCCGATCTCGACAACGTCGGTTCTGCTTGATCCGCTCGTGGTGGGACAGGAGCATGCCGATATTGCCGGAAGGGTCCGCGAAGCGATCGAGCACTATATCGAGCTCAAGGACGTCATCGCCCTTCTCGGCGTGGAGGAACTCGGCACCGGGGAGCGCCTGTCGGTCGGCCGTGCGCGTCGTTTGCAGCGGTTCCTGACCCAGCCCTTCTTCGTCGCGTCGGCGTTCTCGGGGATGGAGGGGCGGTCGGTGCCGATAAAGGACACCATCGCCGGATGCCGAGCGATCCTTGAAGGGGAGTGCGACGACTGGGAGGAAAGCGCCCTCTATATGGTCGGCACCCTGGACGAGGCGCGGCAGAAACAGGCGGCGATGCACCATGCCCCCCAGAAGGCTGAGAAGGTGGGCGCATGA
- the lptB gene encoding LPS export ABC transporter ATP-binding protein encodes MTPPPDLKLAEGSAGLRVLHLRKSYRRRPVIRDVSLDLARGEVVALLGPNGSGKTTCFYNIAGLIAPDAGQVLIDGRDVTGLPMYRRARLGIGYLPQEVSIFRGLSVEDNILAVLEITEPDVHKRRERLEELLSEFSITHLRRAPALALSGGERRRVEIARCLAADPKYLLLDEPFAGVDPISVGDIRHLVQDLKSRGIGVLITDHNVRETLEIVDRAYILHDGVVLMSGTADEVVRDENVRRVYLGQNFRIL; translated from the coding sequence ATGACCCCGCCGCCCGACCTGAAACTGGCCGAAGGAAGCGCCGGTCTCCGCGTCCTCCACCTGCGAAAAAGCTATCGCCGCCGTCCGGTGATCCGTGACGTGTCACTGGACCTGGCGCGGGGCGAGGTCGTGGCGCTTCTCGGCCCCAACGGGTCGGGCAAGACGACCTGCTTTTACAATATCGCGGGGCTCATCGCGCCGGATGCGGGCCAGGTCCTGATCGACGGCCGCGACGTCACCGGCCTGCCGATGTACCGGCGCGCACGGCTCGGCATCGGCTACCTGCCGCAGGAAGTCTCGATCTTCCGCGGCCTGTCGGTCGAGGACAACATCCTCGCCGTGCTGGAGATCACCGAGCCGGACGTGCACAAGCGCCGCGAACGACTTGAGGAGCTTCTGTCGGAGTTCTCGATCACGCATCTCCGCCGCGCGCCCGCGCTCGCCCTGTCGGGTGGCGAACGTCGGCGGGTAGAGATCGCGCGCTGCCTCGCGGCGGACCCGAAATATCTTCTTCTCGACGAGCCGTTCGCCGGCGTCGATCCGATTTCGGTCGGCGATATCCGGCATCTGGTGCAAGACCTGAAAAGCCGCGGGATCGGCGTCCTGATCACAGACCACAATGTCCGCGAGACGCTGGAGATCGTCGACCGGGCCTACATCCTCCACGACGGCGTCGTTCTGATGAGCGGCACCGCTGACGAGGTCGTGCGCGACGAGAATGTCCGCCGGGTCTATCTGGGCCAGAACTTCCGCATCCTCTGA
- a CDS encoding F0F1 ATP synthase subunit epsilon has translation MTGSTLTLVISTPLDVIFRADDVYSVRAEDESGGFGILPRHVPMLAVLPACVLRWRRKTGDWSFCALRGGVLKVEGGKEIRVACRQGVLGSDLSTLERGVQEHLEAEDEAARAARVEQARMHVRAIRQIMLHISDGGGMDMDAAIDGLMQ, from the coding sequence ATGACGGGTTCAACGCTGACCCTCGTCATCTCCACGCCGCTCGACGTGATCTTTCGCGCCGACGACGTGTATTCTGTCCGCGCCGAGGATGAAAGCGGCGGGTTTGGAATCCTGCCGAGGCATGTCCCGATGCTGGCGGTGCTGCCGGCTTGCGTACTGCGCTGGCGGCGGAAGACCGGCGACTGGTCCTTTTGTGCCCTGCGCGGCGGGGTCCTCAAGGTCGAGGGCGGGAAAGAAATTCGTGTGGCCTGCCGACAGGGAGTGCTTGGATCGGACCTGTCGACCCTGGAACGCGGGGTTCAGGAACACCTCGAAGCGGAAGACGAAGCGGCCCGCGCGGCGCGGGTCGAACAGGCCCGCATGCATGTCCGGGCGATCCGGCAGATCATGCTCCACATCTCGGACGGCGGAGGGATGGACATGGATGCGGCAATCGACGGTTTGATGCAATGA
- a CDS encoding AtpZ/AtpI family protein codes for MTDDREDPTLDAAAREAARRATQAANDPEPSLGRRFGQIGVLGWMIVVPTLIGVIAGGWLDRMLGTGITLTAALTMAGAALGLWLAFRWMHDQ; via the coding sequence ATGACGGACGACCGGGAAGATCCGACGCTCGACGCCGCCGCGCGAGAGGCGGCCCGCCGCGCGACGCAGGCTGCGAACGATCCCGAGCCCTCGCTGGGCCGCCGGTTCGGACAGATCGGCGTGCTGGGATGGATGATCGTGGTTCCAACCTTGATCGGCGTGATCGCCGGGGGCTGGCTGGACCGGATGCTCGGCACCGGCATCACCCTGACGGCAGCGCTGACGATGGCGGGTGCCGCCCTCGGGCTCTGGCTGGCGTTCAGATGGATGCATGACCAATGA